From Panicum hallii strain FIL2 chromosome 2, PHallii_v3.1, whole genome shotgun sequence, a single genomic window includes:
- the LOC112879411 gene encoding 40S ribosomal protein S18-like codes for MSLIAGEDFQHILRLLNTNVDGKQKIMFALTSIKGVGRRFSNIVCKKADIDMNKRAGELTPDELERLMTVVANPRQFKVPDWFLNRKKDYKDGRFSQVVSNALDMKLRDDLERLKKIRNHRGLRHYWGLRVRGQHTKTTGRRGKTVGVSKKR; via the exons atg TCGCTGATCGCGGGGGAGGACTTCCAGCACATCCTGCGTCTGCTCAACACCAACGTGGATGGCAAGCAGAAGATCATGTTCGCGCTCACCTCCATCAAGGGTGTCGGCCGCCGCTTCTCCAACATCGTCTGCAAGAAGGCCGACATCGACATGAACAAGCG GGCTGGTGAGCTGACCCCAGATGAGCTTGAGCGCCTCATGACTGTGGTTGCCAACCCTCGCCAGTTCAAGGTCCCTGACTGGTTCCTCAACAGGAAGAAGGACTATAAGGATGGTAGGTTCTCCCAGGTTGTTTCCAATGCCCTCGACATGAAGCTCAGGGATGACCTTGAGAGGCTGAAGAAGATCAG GAACCACCGTGGTCTGCGTCACTACTGGGGTCTGCGTGTCCGTGGCCAGCACACCAAGACCACCGGAAGGCGTGGAAAGACTGTTGGTGTGTCGAAGAAGAGATAA